In the Flavisolibacter tropicus genome, one interval contains:
- a CDS encoding phytoene desaturase family protein, which produces MEKRDYDAIIVGSGPNGLAAGITIQQAGLSVLIVEAKDTIGGGLRSAELTLPGFIHDVCSAIHPLALGSPFFKTLPLDQFGLKYIQPTIAAAHPFDDGKAAALHRSIEQTAQTLGTDKEAYIKLIQPLVKSWPQLATDVLGPLRFPKHPIDMALFGLKALTSATHLAKGFQTKEAKGLLAGMAAHSIQPLINAATSAISLVLLTTGHVVGWPIPRGGAIAIANALASYFVSLGGTIETGQYIRSLNQLPSAHTVLLDVTPRQLLQIAGHRFSSLYKWQLERYRYGMGVFKIDWALDEPIPFTAEACRHAGTVHLGNTLEELAAAEQLTAAGQHPDKPFVLLAQQSLFDTTRAPKGKHTAWAYCHVPNGSVTDMTTRIEAQVERFAPGFKNRIIGRHIMNTNQLEAYNPNYIGGDIIGGVTDLGQLFTRPALRLSPYKTSAKGIYICSSSTPPGGGVHGMCGYYAAKRALKDVFGRKAVALH; this is translated from the coding sequence GTGGAGAAAAGAGATTATGATGCAATTATCGTTGGCTCTGGGCCGAATGGGTTAGCGGCTGGTATTACAATACAACAAGCAGGACTTTCAGTATTGATTGTAGAAGCAAAAGATACAATAGGTGGAGGTCTCCGATCTGCAGAACTAACACTACCTGGTTTTATACATGACGTTTGCTCAGCTATTCATCCTTTGGCATTAGGCTCCCCTTTTTTCAAAACACTTCCATTAGACCAATTTGGCCTGAAATATATTCAACCCACTATTGCCGCGGCACACCCATTTGATGACGGAAAGGCAGCGGCACTACACCGGTCTATAGAGCAAACTGCACAAACACTTGGAACTGACAAAGAGGCCTACATAAAGCTCATACAGCCATTGGTAAAAAGCTGGCCGCAGTTGGCGACAGATGTATTAGGGCCGCTACGTTTTCCAAAACATCCTATAGACATGGCCCTATTTGGATTAAAAGCCTTAACATCTGCCACTCATTTAGCCAAAGGGTTTCAAACAAAAGAAGCTAAAGGACTTTTGGCAGGAATGGCTGCTCATTCCATACAACCACTAATCAATGCTGCTACATCAGCTATCAGTTTAGTTTTATTAACAACTGGGCATGTAGTTGGCTGGCCTATACCTAGGGGTGGCGCTATAGCCATTGCCAATGCACTGGCCTCCTATTTTGTGTCATTAGGTGGCACTATTGAAACTGGACAATATATACGTTCATTAAACCAACTCCCTTCCGCTCATACTGTATTATTGGATGTTACGCCTCGCCAATTATTACAAATTGCAGGACATCGTTTTTCTTCCCTCTACAAGTGGCAACTGGAGCGTTACCGCTATGGTATGGGTGTGTTTAAGATAGACTGGGCATTGGATGAACCTATACCTTTTACAGCTGAAGCTTGTAGGCACGCCGGAACGGTACATTTAGGAAACACACTGGAAGAACTAGCTGCAGCTGAACAATTAACTGCAGCAGGACAACATCCAGACAAACCCTTTGTTCTCTTAGCCCAGCAAAGTTTGTTTGATACAACCCGTGCACCAAAAGGGAAGCATACTGCCTGGGCCTATTGCCATGTTCCTAATGGCTCTGTTACAGACATGACTACGCGTATTGAAGCCCAGGTTGAACGTTTTGCACCAGGCTTTAAAAACAGAATCATCGGAAGGCATATTATGAATACCAATCAGCTGGAAGCCTATAATCCCAATTACATTGGAGGTGATATTATTGGTGGTGTAACAGACTTGGGACAACTGTTTACGCGTCCCGCCTTACGATTATCGCCTTATAAAACTTCAGCAAAAGGTATTTATATCTGCTCCTCTTCTACTCCGCCGGGCGGGGGAGTTCACGGCATGTGTGGCTATTATGCAGCCAAAAGAGCCTTAAAAGATGTGTTTGGAAGAAAGGCGGTTGCTCTGCATTAA
- a CDS encoding ester cyclase — MDAEANKQLVERMFSEIIPGKNPDAMDQLISSKFAHHASFDEKPGVEGFKEILKGFQTAFPDLKIHVQKMVAEGDEVATRGYMTGTNKGSFMGIPATNKEVRIDYIDWWKFENGKAIENWVQMDIPGLMTQLGTSQSSMAESH; from the coding sequence ATGGACGCAGAAGCAAACAAACAACTAGTCGAGCGCATGTTCTCCGAAATTATTCCCGGAAAAAACCCAGATGCCATGGACCAATTAATTTCATCAAAATTTGCACACCATGCTTCCTTTGATGAGAAACCTGGCGTGGAAGGTTTTAAAGAAATATTAAAAGGTTTCCAAACAGCATTTCCAGATTTGAAAATACATGTACAAAAAATGGTTGCTGAAGGTGACGAAGTTGCTACACGAGGCTATATGACAGGCACTAATAAAGGTTCGTTCATGGGCATACCAGCCACCAACAAGGAAGTAAGGATTGATTACATTGACTGGTGGAAGTTTGAGAATGGCAAGGCTATTGAAAACTGGGTGCAGATGGATATACCTGGCCTGATGACTCAGCTTGGAACTTCACAGTCCAGTATGGCAGAAAGCCATTAA
- a CDS encoding helix-turn-helix transcriptional regulator: MSKPNNTYPKYYLYNRIVKAKLFIDSNYDQRIDLDNISDEAYFSKFHFIRLFKSIYGRTPHQYLTYVRLEKAKHYLSNGFTVTDTCFKVGFDSLTSFTGLFKKQVGQTPSAYQQWYHQRQAQIKTQPLGFIPHCFAAQKGWTENSNFQEVP; encoded by the coding sequence TTGTCTAAACCTAATAATACATATCCCAAGTACTATCTCTACAATCGCATTGTAAAGGCGAAACTTTTTATAGATAGCAATTATGACCAGCGTATCGATCTGGACAATATTTCCGACGAGGCCTACTTCTCAAAGTTTCACTTTATCCGGCTTTTTAAATCCATTTATGGTAGAACGCCTCACCAATACCTGACATATGTGCGATTAGAGAAAGCAAAACATTATTTGAGTAATGGATTTACTGTTACTGATACCTGCTTTAAGGTAGGCTTTGACAGTCTTACCTCATTTACGGGCTTATTTAAAAAGCAGGTAGGTCAAACTCCGTCTGCCTACCAACAGTGGTATCACCAGCGACAGGCACAGATCAAAACACAGCCCCTCGGGTTTATTCCACATTGCTTTGCTGCACAAAAGGGCTGGACAGAAAATAGCAATTTTCAAGAAGTGCCATAA
- a CDS encoding lipase maturation factor family protein, with product MEVATNWNTSGTLSIRRLRPTYWLTRYVILRLLGLNYAIAFLVAINQILPLIGSKGLLPVGMYLKRVSNALGSDTAGFMRLPSLFWFWHSNTALITVAWVGFILACLVTAGYANALILVALWVLYMSFVHVGQEWYGYGWEIQLTETGFLAIFLCPLLDMRPFPRRPPPYPVILLFRWLIFRIMLGAGLIKMRGDVIWRNATALYYHFETQPIPGPLSRTFHFLPHSVLRTGVWFNHLAELVAPWFVFWPRLARHTAGGIIVLFQINLILSGNLSFLNWLTIVPALACFDDGLWARILPRRLVRKAEEAEALAIESQSMTNVAWVVTALIGCLSIRPITNMLSPRQIMNTNFDPLDLVNTYGAFGTVGRKRYNVVFEGTMDADTSNNAIWKPYIYKGLPVELNRRSPQIAPYQLRLDWQMWFASMSTPNDYPWTVHLVWKLLHNDPGAIGLFAGNPFPEQPPRYIRAVLYRYSFAKPGNSEGLVWNRESLGLWLPPMDVNDRRLLSFLKSEEWIE from the coding sequence ATGGAAGTTGCAACCAACTGGAATACATCAGGGACATTAAGTATACGAAGACTACGCCCCACTTACTGGCTTACGCGCTATGTTATCTTGCGCTTGCTAGGACTCAACTACGCTATTGCTTTCCTGGTTGCCATTAATCAGATTCTCCCGCTGATTGGTTCTAAAGGATTATTACCTGTAGGAATGTATCTGAAGCGTGTAAGTAATGCGCTTGGCTCCGATACGGCAGGTTTTATGCGCCTGCCCTCGCTCTTTTGGTTTTGGCATTCCAACACAGCGCTTATAACTGTGGCCTGGGTAGGTTTTATTTTGGCCTGCTTAGTAACCGCAGGATATGCCAATGCATTAATTCTAGTGGCTCTTTGGGTCCTCTATATGTCGTTTGTGCATGTAGGGCAAGAGTGGTATGGGTACGGCTGGGAAATACAGTTAACGGAAACCGGGTTCCTGGCCATTTTTCTTTGCCCGCTACTAGATATGCGTCCCTTTCCACGACGCCCGCCGCCCTACCCTGTCATCCTCTTATTCCGCTGGTTGATCTTCCGCATCATGCTGGGCGCCGGGTTGATCAAAATGCGCGGCGATGTGATCTGGCGCAATGCTACTGCACTTTATTACCATTTTGAAACCCAACCTATACCCGGGCCTCTGAGTAGAACGTTTCATTTTCTGCCTCATTCTGTTTTACGAACAGGTGTTTGGTTTAATCACCTGGCCGAATTGGTAGCGCCCTGGTTTGTATTCTGGCCGCGCTTAGCACGCCATACAGCCGGAGGCATTATTGTACTCTTTCAGATCAATCTTATTCTAAGCGGTAATCTCTCGTTTTTGAACTGGCTTACGATTGTTCCCGCATTAGCCTGCTTTGATGATGGCCTCTGGGCAAGGATATTACCGCGTCGGCTTGTTAGAAAGGCGGAAGAAGCAGAAGCGCTTGCTATAGAATCGCAGTCCATGACCAATGTTGCCTGGGTGGTGACGGCACTTATTGGGTGTTTGAGCATACGGCCTATTACCAACATGCTTTCACCAAGACAAATCATGAATACCAATTTCGACCCATTGGACCTGGTCAACACCTATGGTGCATTTGGTACCGTGGGACGAAAACGTTACAATGTGGTCTTTGAAGGAACCATGGATGCAGACACTAGCAACAACGCCATTTGGAAGCCCTATATCTACAAAGGGCTACCGGTAGAGCTCAATCGACGATCGCCGCAAATAGCGCCGTACCAGTTGCGGTTAGATTGGCAAATGTGGTTTGCTTCTATGTCCACACCTAACGACTATCCCTGGACGGTGCACCTGGTCTGGAAACTCCTGCATAATGATCCTGGTGCTATAGGTTTGTTTGCCGGCAATCCATTCCCAGAGCAGCCACCACGTTATATCCGCGCTGTACTTTACCGCTATAGCTTCGCCAAGCCCGGCAATTCGGAAGGTCTTGTTTGGAACAGGGAGTCACTTGGACTTTGGCTGCCACCGATGGATGTAAATGATCGGCGTCTTTTGAGTTTTCTTAAGAGTGAGGAATGGATAGAATGA
- a CDS encoding propionyl-CoA synthetase → MNYKEFYQYSIEEKEKFWAEQARLLKWFKEPTTILNKDEKGFYHWFVNGKMNTCYLCLDYQIEQGRGEQAALIYDSPVTGVIKSYTYTELKNAVAQFAGGLHSLGITKGDTVVIYMPVIPEAAIAMLACARIGAIHSVVFGGFAPHELSIRIDDAQPKAVISASYGIEVDKVIPYKPLVDEAINLSQHKPAYKIFFQRQPDYDKLNGNDELDFLIVQKKGTPVDCVPLLSTDPLYIIYTSGTTGKPKGVIRDNGGYATALKFSMIYFYNINPGDVFWAASDIGWTVGHSYLIYGPLLHGCTSVMYEGKPVKTPDAGAFWRVIEQHKVRSLFTAPTAIRAIKKEDPEGKLLKKYDLSYFDTLFLAGERCDPPTYHWINDLLQRPVIDHWWQTESGWPMLGIMTGVEPLPPKAGSAGLPVCGYDVEIFSEDGQLLEENKEGAVVVKLPLPPGCLPTLWKNDERFRKGYLERFPGYYLTGDGGHKDSDGYFYIMGRIDDVINVSGHRLSTGAMEELVAMHNDVAECAVVGIADELRGQRPVALVLLKDGAVIEEEKLETELIGLIKKKIGALACFKNAAIVKRLPKTRSGKILRKIICHIADGVEYATPSTIDDPLILSEIAEKLRARKIGLAFQ, encoded by the coding sequence ATGAACTATAAAGAGTTTTATCAGTATAGCATTGAGGAAAAAGAAAAGTTCTGGGCCGAACAAGCTCGATTGCTGAAGTGGTTTAAAGAACCAACGACTATTTTAAATAAAGATGAAAAAGGGTTTTATCATTGGTTTGTCAATGGTAAAATGAATACGTGCTACCTGTGTTTAGATTATCAAATAGAGCAGGGAAGAGGAGAGCAAGCTGCATTAATTTATGACTCGCCAGTAACTGGGGTTATAAAGTCCTATACATACACCGAGCTTAAAAACGCCGTTGCCCAATTTGCCGGTGGTTTACACAGTCTGGGTATTACAAAAGGCGATACTGTAGTTATCTACATGCCGGTAATACCCGAAGCTGCTATTGCTATGTTAGCCTGTGCCCGCATTGGGGCTATTCATTCTGTGGTGTTTGGAGGCTTTGCACCACATGAATTAAGCATACGCATTGATGATGCACAACCCAAAGCTGTCATTTCAGCCTCCTACGGAATAGAGGTGGATAAAGTAATTCCCTATAAGCCATTGGTGGATGAAGCTATTAATCTATCACAGCATAAGCCTGCTTATAAGATCTTTTTCCAGCGTCAGCCGGATTATGATAAGCTGAATGGCAACGATGAGCTTGATTTTTTAATTGTGCAGAAGAAAGGAACCCCTGTAGATTGCGTTCCGTTGTTGTCAACTGATCCTTTATACATCATTTACACGTCAGGCACTACGGGCAAACCAAAAGGTGTGATACGGGATAATGGTGGTTATGCTACAGCCCTCAAATTCAGCATGATCTATTTCTATAACATTAATCCGGGTGATGTGTTTTGGGCCGCCAGTGATATTGGTTGGACAGTTGGGCATTCCTATTTGATTTACGGTCCATTACTTCATGGATGTACAAGCGTAATGTACGAAGGCAAACCTGTGAAGACACCAGATGCGGGCGCCTTTTGGCGAGTTATTGAACAACATAAAGTACGTAGCCTGTTTACTGCACCCACAGCCATTCGTGCTATTAAAAAAGAAGACCCTGAAGGGAAATTGTTGAAGAAATATGATCTGAGCTATTTTGATACGTTATTCCTGGCTGGCGAACGTTGTGATCCTCCTACCTATCATTGGATAAATGACCTGCTGCAGCGTCCTGTTATTGACCATTGGTGGCAAACAGAAAGTGGTTGGCCTATGTTGGGTATCATGACTGGAGTAGAGCCTCTGCCACCTAAAGCCGGATCAGCAGGACTTCCTGTTTGTGGTTATGATGTTGAAATATTTTCGGAAGATGGACAGCTGCTTGAAGAAAACAAAGAAGGAGCGGTGGTGGTGAAATTACCCTTGCCACCAGGTTGCTTACCTACGCTTTGGAAAAACGATGAACGATTCCGGAAAGGCTACTTAGAACGTTTTCCCGGTTATTACCTAACAGGAGATGGAGGTCATAAAGATAGCGATGGCTATTTCTATATCATGGGTCGTATTGATGATGTGATCAATGTTTCTGGTCATCGCTTAAGCACAGGCGCCATGGAAGAGTTGGTGGCCATGCATAATGACGTAGCGGAATGTGCTGTTGTAGGTATTGCAGACGAACTGCGTGGGCAACGGCCTGTTGCGCTGGTGTTATTAAAGGATGGCGCCGTAATAGAAGAAGAAAAGCTGGAAACAGAACTCATTGGTTTGATAAAGAAAAAGATAGGCGCACTGGCTTGTTTTAAGAATGCTGCCATTGTAAAACGCTTACCCAAAACACGCTCTGGCAAGATCCTTCGTAAGATCATTTGTCATATTGCCGATGGCGTAGAATACGCTACTCCTTCTACCATCGATGATCCGCTGATTCTTTCAGAGATAGCAGAAAAGCTAAGGGCACGGAAAATAGGTTTGGCATTCCAGTAA
- a CDS encoding NAD(P)/FAD-dependent oxidoreductase, producing MTFDFLIVGQGICGTMLSWFLHKEGKSILVIDEGKENTSSKVAAGLINPITGRRYVTSWMIDELIPFAKETYTSIGSYLGHNFIQEKGAIDFFTSPQMRDAFVNRITEDDTYLHPFPDQNHFNQYFNYDFGCGQVRPAFIVNLSGLLQAWRLVLKNQNAILEEHFDLNALQVTEDGIKYGEISAQKIIFCDGITSMNNPWFELLPFSANKGEALIIHSEELINEYIFKKGMILAPLQEQNMFWVGSNYQWEFEDDKPTEKFYEQTLQHLKNWLKVPFEVVAHKAAVRPATVERRPFVGLHPHLPSVGIFNGMGTKGTSLAPFFANQLVQHVVHGLPIMPEADVHRFSRILAK from the coding sequence ATGACATTTGATTTTTTAATAGTTGGACAAGGCATCTGTGGTACCATGCTTTCCTGGTTTCTACACAAAGAGGGCAAGAGCATTTTGGTCATTGACGAAGGCAAAGAAAATACATCTTCAAAAGTAGCAGCGGGGCTAATCAACCCGATCACGGGTAGGCGCTATGTAACCTCCTGGATGATCGATGAGCTTATTCCTTTTGCCAAGGAAACCTATACTTCTATAGGCAGCTATTTGGGACACAACTTCATCCAGGAAAAAGGTGCGATTGATTTTTTCACCTCGCCACAAATGCGTGATGCTTTTGTAAACCGGATTACAGAAGATGACACCTACCTGCACCCCTTTCCCGATCAGAATCATTTCAACCAGTATTTTAATTACGATTTCGGCTGCGGACAGGTTCGACCAGCCTTTATCGTGAATCTTTCCGGTCTTTTACAGGCATGGCGACTTGTTCTAAAAAATCAAAATGCTATTCTTGAAGAGCACTTTGATCTGAATGCTTTACAAGTAACAGAAGATGGCATTAAGTATGGAGAAATCAGTGCACAAAAAATCATCTTTTGCGATGGTATCACATCCATGAACAATCCCTGGTTTGAGCTGCTCCCCTTCTCTGCAAACAAAGGAGAAGCATTGATCATTCATAGCGAGGAATTGATTAATGAGTACATCTTCAAGAAAGGAATGATACTGGCACCATTACAAGAACAAAATATGTTTTGGGTAGGCTCTAATTATCAATGGGAGTTTGAGGATGATAAGCCTACAGAGAAATTTTATGAGCAAACCCTTCAACATTTAAAGAACTGGCTGAAGGTGCCTTTTGAAGTAGTAGCACATAAAGCAGCCGTACGCCCAGCCACTGTAGAACGTCGTCCCTTTGTGGGACTGCATCCGCACTTACCTTCTGTAGGCATTTTTAATGGCATGGGAACCAAGGGTACTTCACTGGCACCTTTCTTTGCCAATCAATTGGTACAACACGTTGTTCATGGCCTGCCGATAATGCCTGAAGCCGACGTACACCGCTTTAGTCGAATTTTGGCCAAATAA